The Malus sylvestris chromosome 12, drMalSylv7.2, whole genome shotgun sequence genome contains a region encoding:
- the LOC126592969 gene encoding protein ALP1-like isoform X1, with protein MDERKIVACFIVKLWYLNIVTWLMMWFMMNHNSARRRNRQLALRNRTFVRRMVGSAYLDSIIGYDDVQCVNQIRMDRRTFHYLCQMLRDDGRVKLDGVVTMEEQVCMFLHILAHHVKNRTIGSRFCRSGETISRYFNSILHGVLRLQGRLLKVPEPIPNAYPDPKWSWFENCLGALDGTYINVHVPERDKPRYRSRKGEIATNMLGVCNLDMNFIFVYPGWEGSASDSRVLRDAISRPSGLKVPTGCYYLVDGGYTNGPGYLAPYRGVRYHLSEWRNRRLPINHEEYFNMKHAQARNVIERCFGLLKMRWSILRGPSFFPIKTQLRIMTACCLLHNLIRRHMSTDPIENEILNLDESESSDDDEDMIESVQPTQEWTAWRNTLAMNMYNEWRAQV; from the exons ATGGATGAAAGAAAGATTGTGGCATGCTTCATTGTTAAGTTGTGGTACTTGAATATTGTGACTTGGTTGATGATGTGGTTTATGATGAATCATAATTCAGCTAGAAGGCGGAATCGGCAACTTGCACTTAGAAATCGCACATTTGTTAGGAGAATGGTAGGGTCAGCCTATTTAGATAGCATAATAGGATATGATGATGTTCAATGTGTGAACCAAATTAGAATGGATAGAAGAACATTCCATTATTTATGTCAGATGCTTCGTGACGACGGTAGAGTAAAATTGGATGGTGTAGTGACAATGGAAGAACAAGTTTGCATGTTTTTGCATATACTTGCACATCATGTCAAGAATCGTACAATTGGGAGTAGGTTTTGTCGATCGGGGGAGACCataagtaggtatttcaatTCCATTCTACATGGAGTGTTAAGGCTACAAGGTAGACTTTTGAAAGTGCCAGAACCCATTCCTAATGCCTACCCAGATCCTAAATGGAGTTGGTTTGAG aattgcTTGGGGGCATTGGATGGGACTTACATTAACGTTCATGTCCCTGAGCGAGATAAACCAAGATACCGATCGAGGAAGGGAGAGATTGCGACCAATATGTTGGGAGTTTGTAATCTGGACATGAATTTTATATTTGTGTACCCAGGTTGGGAAGGGTCGGCCTCTGATTCTAGAGTACTCCGAGATGCGATAAGTAGACCATCGGGATTAAAAGTTCCCACGG GGTGTTACTACCTTGTGGATGGTGGGTATACAAATGGTCCAGGATACCTTGCACCGTATAGGGGAGTGCGTTACCATCTCTCGGAGTGGAGAAATAGAAGACTCCCGATTAATCATGAGGAGTATTTCAATATGAAACATGCTCAAGCTAGAAATGTCATTGAGAGATGTTTTGGACTACTTAAGATGCGTTGGAGTATCTTAAGAGGTCCatcatttttcccaattaaaacACAACTTAGAATTATGACAGCCTGCTGCCTATTACATAATCTTATTAGAAGGCATATGTCAACTGATCCAATAGAAAATGAAATCCTAAACTTGGACGAATCTGAaagtagtgatgatgatgaagatatgATTGAGAGTGTTCAACCTACACAAGAATGGACTGCATGGAGAAACACTTTGGCTATGAATATGTACAATGAGTGGCGTGCACAAGTGTGA
- the LOC126592969 gene encoding uncharacterized protein LOC126592969 isoform X2: protein MESEQSSQPKGSRRVWKQYEEDALLSILEDAVVKNLRCDNGCFKPGTMAQFETAINLKCPNANIKAVPHIESKMRRWKKDYAIVYDMVNKTGFAWNDVRKCIEVDSNEVWQSYVKVNKEAEGWIGKSFPLYDRLNVIFGKDRATGVGAATPTEMMNEPEHINEDEDEDEVETSSPSVARRSSSSSTRKRKRAANDNDLAVAFKEMLSESVDKLGEVLQAAFGKGVDPKPEIASELSKMDLSIEDQIKALNILFEKPQNERKFLSLDGAMKKAFVLMLLGQSNRN, encoded by the exons ATGGAAAGTGAACAAAGTAGTCAACCAAAAGGAAGTAGAAGGGTTTGGAAACAATATGAAGAAGATGCATTGCTATCCATACTTGAGGATGCAGTTGTTAAGAATTTGCGATGTGATAACGGTTGTTTCAAACCCGGAACAATGGCTCAATTTGAAACTGCAATTAATTTGAAATGTCCTAATGCCAATATAAAGGCAGTTCCACATATTGAGTCCAAAATGAGGAGGTGGAAAAAAGATTATGCAATAGTTTATGACATGGTTAATAAAACTGGTTTTGCATGGAATGATGTACGAAAATGTATTGAGGTTGATAGCAATGAAGTATGGCAGTCATATGTGAAG GTTAACAAAGAAGCAGAGGGCTGGATAGGAAAATCGTTTCCATTGTATGACAGATTGAATGTTATTTTTGGGAAAGACCGAGCAACTGGAGTAGGAGCAGCAACTCCTACTGAGATGATGAATGAGCCAGAGCACAttaatgaagatgaagatgaagatgaggtGGAGACTAGTTCTCCTTCTGTTGCTCGACGGTCAAGCAGTTCAAGTACCCGGAAAAGGAAGAGAGCTGCTAATGATAATGATCTTGCTGTGGCATTTAAAGAAATGCTTTCTGAATCAGTGGATAAGTTGGGTGAAGTTTTACAAGCTGCTTTTGGGAAAGGAGTGGATCCAAAACCTGAGATTGCTTCAGAATTGTCAAAGATGGATTTGTCTATTGAGGATCAAATCAAGGCACTCAATATTCTTTTCGAAAAGCCACAGAATGAGAGGAAATTCTTGTCTTTGGATGGTGCAATGAAAAAAGCTTTCGTACTCATGTTACTTGGACAAAGTAACCGCAATTGA